The Aquitalea magnusonii region CCAGTCAATGCAGAAAAGCGCGTCCGCCGAATACAACAGCTAATGCGTTTTAGCTTTTCACCGGGCGCTTGGCCAACATGCGCTGCAAGGTACGACGATGCATGCCCATGGAGCGGGCCGTGGCGGAAATATTGCCGTCATGCTCATTCAGCACCCGTTGCAGGTGCTCCCAGGTGACACGTCGCAGCGACATGGGCTGTGGAGCCAGCGGCAGTTCCGGATTGGCACTCACCTGCTGAAAAGCCGCCAGGATGTCATCCACGGTGGCCGGCTTGGCCAGGTACTGCACCGCGCCCAGTTTGGTGGCCTCCACCGCGGTGGCAATGCTGGCATAGCCGGTGAGCACCACCACCGCGGCTTGCGGATACAACT contains the following coding sequences:
- a CDS encoding response regulator transcription factor, with protein sequence MTLDFLLVDDDEAFSTVLSRALVRRGFRVECAANGAQAMQARMPAPLRIVLDLNLEGESGLRLLPDLRQLYPQAAVVVLTGYASIATAVEATKLGAVQYLAKPATVDDILAAFQQVSANPELPLAPQPMSLRRVTWEHLQRVLNEHDGNISATARSMGMHRRTLQRMLAKRPVKS